TCCCAATAGCACATATATATCGATTCTACCCTTTCCAACATAATCCTTAAATTTGATTCTACTTTTCACCAACTCTGAAAATTTCTCTataattatacaatattttaatcaaatatattatattttcatatcaCTGAATATGATCCCATAGTTAGCAATTgaaacataatttaaataatattttcccatgaaaatgagaaaatctAAGCAATTTCATATGCATGCACAGTAAAAACTGACTCCACATAAAATGATATCAAACATACCTTTTTATCTCCTAAAACTAGTTATCAAAAAAATTTCCCAACATTTACCCAGAATATAAAAGTTAAACCTAATATTGCATTTGATGTTGGATTCGCGTAAATTTGTTTCGGTTTCAGTAATTGGGATCTCTTAACCTCAGGTGGGATTGTTCTAAGCGGGGGACTTATAGGCTTTATTTTCACAAGAAACCCTGTTAATTTAAGCACTGGTGTGCTCTTCGGAGGTTCTCTACTGGCCCTCAGCTTTTATAGTTTGAAGGTTTGGAGACAAGGAAAATCCAGCCTACCATTTATACTGGGACAATCAGGTGATCACCTTTTTCCTGTGTAAGGAATCATTATTACGATTTTCCCCATGTTCGATGCAATTGTATAATGTttcttctttttaattttttattgctTAAGATCTCATTTGGTCACTAATAGAATGTGATATGCATCTAGAGCATTCTCCACAATCTAAGTTGAGATGCATATGAACTAGAGTCTGTAAACAATGTGGCTTGAGTCCAAGCTCAAGCTTAAGCTCGCCAAACTGACCTTGTATTTGGGATGTTTTTCtatatttatgttttggttCAGGAATCCGCATTTGAGATGGAATACATGTAATAAAAAGTTTACAAGTTTCTTTTTTTGGGTATTCATATGTATTAATTTATCTTCCCTCTTTATCATTATGCAGTGCTCTCTATGGCTCTTCTGTGGAAGAATTGTCAGACATATGCATTGGTAATTCATTAGACTTTACATTATCATTCCTTCTATGGTTTTTCTTATATTCCACAATTATCTTAAAAAATGTTGATTTTTGCAgactaaaaaattatttccaaCGGGCTTGAGCACGGTCATCAGGTACAACATGGTCTTATGATTGATCTTTATCTACTTTATTATGTGATAATAAACTATTTCGTTTCTTCAATTTGCACCAGTGCTGCAATGCTGTGCTTCTATTTGTATGTGGTGATATCTGGAGGTAATCCTCCGCCAAAGAAGCTCAAATCTTTGAATGCTGTTGAATCGTCATAAGCCTTCAGAAGGTGAGCCGAGACTCTGGTTTACTTGTAAATTTTTCTCATTTACAAGTTGAGGATTATTTTATACGTGAATAAGATCAATATAtgttatttcaaaaatttttggTAATTTGAATTTCAACTGAATTACATATACAAGCAACTGATCTTTGGCATTCAATGTTGTGTGTTCttgtataattaatttattgactTGAGTTTTGAATGTAAACGTGAGCATTTAGTTACTGTTGTATCATGTCACCATGACGCATACGTAGTAATCAAGGTCcacacaaaattttaaaacttcaagTGTGACATACCCTTATCAATTAGAACTCAATTATCGTACTTTAAAAGCACACAAGGCGTCTAGGCTCAAGATTCGGGGAGGCTTTGCATTGAGTCTACGAACAATTTAAGTCGTAGCCCTTTGCTGAAGCATGTACCTTATCAACAAAGCCCCGCCCCAAGCTTGGTTCACTCTTAGAAGCTCAAAGCATCTTCTTAAGCACATCTTAAATGTATGGATAGTAAATCCAAGATGAAATGCAAGATTACATTTATGATTTCTTTCGCATATGTACTAATGAGTATTTTATCCTGATGTCATTTGATATTATTATACGCTATAATTTCTTTTAGATATTTAGATTCTTGTCTATTATACTTTAGACCACTTCATTTCACTTCAATAAAATGTGGGTCTCATCTTGTGTTAGGCTGTATGATTAGTGTCATGATTTTAATAACTATGAAGTTCGTTCTTCCATGTGGCGACACAGCGGAGAAACTTTGTGCCTGTGTCTAAGTGCTCCACTCCTGTAGACTGTAGTGGTTGCAAATAAGTCACTAAAATGGCCGGTAACCTCTACCAGGCTTTAATCCACCTTTCCATGTCCCATGACTCCATCCAAACACGCGTGGATTCTAACTATGATGACTAGCTCAGAATTCAAATAAACAAACTCTTTTCAATACTAATCTCTTCAAAACAATGAAGTCGTTTCTTTTGGTTTTTTCAATATCTATTGTGAAACATTCCTGTCTTCATTATTATTCCAAGTTTAAGTTTACACATTCATCTAATTTCTTGAATGCCATTATCTGCATCCGAGTACTTATGCTAAATGCATTTATTATTCATGATGCCCAACAAGGGTGAAATTCTTGAACTTAGGCgaactttaaaatttattcaatGCTCATATTAAATTTTGATGGATTCATACGATCTTATCTTGTGCTGATGGAGATTTCGGGTATGTACCGTCTGCGAATTACCTGGGATACACAACTGTTAAAGACAACAACTAGATAAAATGCAGCAATTGTGGCAAGAAAGTGACCCTTCAGCACCAACTCTACGTATTTATGCATCACCAGCCGAGCATGCACGGATATACCCATAATATTGACTCGGCTACTCCTAAGACATGTAAATGTTATGTATTTtgtgatttaaatattttcacttCTAATTTCAGTATGAATTAGAAAAATAAAGAGTTAAAATATCGCTAAGTTgctcttatttaataatttgtatgcataATTGGATATATTGCAAGAGGCACTAAAATTTGAGATAGACGTGCGAGAGGCATTTTGATTTATCATGTGAACTCGTACTTCAATCAAGCTTGACCTAAAAGCCATTTTCTCACTGCCCATGATACATTTATTCACTATCGGATTGCCACGTTGCAACCTCTTTACAAGTACACCACCTTCCCGTATATGAAAAtcgaaaatatgaaatcaaCTCGATTACCAGTCGTAGGATCAAAAGCTTGACGTCgaacaatatcatatttttaaaccatacaACAATTCAAAAATGATACTTTCGATTGGtcaatcaaatcaatatttATTGCTTCAAGCTATTCCTCTCAACGCTTAACATTTTTCCACCAAACATAATGGGCCAAACAGCAGCACACTTGTCCGGCACTACTTGAATTAACAACAATGATTGATGACTACAAGGtaaaattaaattcttaaaatattttacatattgaattaatttatccatctatatattattaaaatccaCAAATCATGACTTTGTTATTGGCTACGTCTCTACATTCCGCAGTCAATCAAATCTACCAATTATATGTTCGCCGATATGGTTGACATAATCTATAGCTTATATTCACCAAATTATTCTTTCTTTATGAAAGTATATCTTTTGAGCTTTATACTACACATTCCTTTTCATTATGATTTGTAGTTGATTTGATACGAAGATCTTGTTTGATATCGACGGGTCGAATTACAATTTTAGACTGTCACATTCTGTCTCAAAACAACAGAATCAGAAGTTTTGTGAAATGTCAAATCTGGTGATCAAACAGTACGTGCCTCATTATAGCTCTCACAAGAAGAATGGAAAGCTCACTTTGGCATTCACTGGGAAGCTTTCTTCATAAGGAAATTGACTTATGATCCCCTCGGGATTTTAGCTCCTGGACAAGGAATCTTTTGAAGAGCGTATTCCTTTGACCAGAAGCAACCTTAAAGATACATCAGTCTTCATTATTATAGCTCAAGGCACATGGATACAGCTTCATAAATGTGAAAAATGTAGAACTTCATATTCTCAATCTCAGTTACAACACAATATACTGGCATTTCCACTTTTGAGGACTTCACCTTCAAATGCAAGGAATATATTGCATTTCAGGTTATGATATTAACTTCTGATCTCAGAGATAAAGCAATAATTCGCTTTTACGCTTTGTTGATAATACCATAgagtatattaaattaaattctaGTTAATGTTTAAAGAGCTATTTAAAAGACAAGATGCATTGTTCTCAAGGGCAAGGCTGAATCAGCTGTTAGTCCATAAAGGAAAACAGAAGTCATTGACAGACAAATCACTTGAACATTTAAAAAGGACTTTTATGTAGAAGGAAGCAGTATCTATCACAAAACAAGTGATTCGGTATAAACTTGCAATCGCAACATATTCATGTTGAATCATTAGTCCAGCCAAGACCAGGCCGCACAGTTTCTTTCTCTAAATCTTCATAATCTTCAACATCACGAATATGGGCCTCAAAATCAGTGAAATCACTTGCAACTGGAAGGAAACTACTGATATCATCCGTAGCTCCAAATCCTCCAGCCCTTAAAACTTCGTCAGCTGTGGGAGAAGTTTCCATATATATTGCTTCACAAGAATCTCCAGGTAGGGTCACATGCTCCCCAACGTTCTCATTGCCTTTGAAATCAATTTCACAAACTTCTGGAATGTCTTCAACAGAAGTAGACGGTCCAGAATTTTTACCATCTAAATCTCCATATTCTTGGTCATTTTGCAGATGGGCCTCCATATCGGTGAAACCACCAGCACATGAAACGCTACTGCTTATATCATTTGTAGCTCCAAAGCCTCCAGCAGGTACAACGTTATCACCAGAAACAGGAGCTTCCATATTCACTTTGACCAAAGCATCTCTAGTTGCCGGAGACCAATGCACAGGTAGCTGTTCAGTCATATCCACCTCACCGTTTGTCTTCAGGCTCCACTTCTCTCTTATCTGGTGCATGATAAAAAGAAAGGTTCAGGCGTATTGATGACTTCTGAACATAATAAGATGCTGGAATTTCATAATAAGTTATTAATGGAACAGGAAAAGAAAAGGGATGATACTAGagtttccaataattatttcaTTCAGAAATGCATGTACTAGAAATATTGAATGCTATGAAAACAATATAGGAACCGAATAAGAAAAGGTTATCACACGCCACCTATACAGATTACCCATTTTGCACCATTTCCACGACAACATTCAATGACAGGACTCCGCATCTACACAAAATCAATCAAGCTTGCCACAAAGATAAAATTCAAACAATCAAACTGAACTATTCAGTCATGAACCAGATACAGAGACCACTCAAATTTTCTAACTTTTTGCACATTTTGAATACTGTGGCCAGCTGTTGTCAGAGCAATACAGCACTTGATCTCTCAAACAACAACCTATTAACAGCAGATGAATAGGAAAATTAGATAAGTCATTCCAGTTTGAAATGTGATTTCCAATAAATGTAGGACAAGATATAATGGAAGAGATTAATGAATAGCGTCGAACAAggcaaaaaagagaaaaaatactAGTGGCTAAGGGGGACCGGGTGAGCCTAAAAGGTACTATGAGTCCTTACAaaagtcaaaattttcaaataattttatgcAATGTTGCAAATAAATTTTAGTACAGATAGTCTCTTAAAATTTGTGAACCAGGGAGGAGAATTTAACGTTCTTGGCATCCATTATTAACAGGAACTTAGCACAAACTGGATACTAAACTATTTCTTAGCAATCTCTTTAAAAGTGTTGTATTTGCTTTAACAAGGAGCAACAACGATGACAATCAAATGCATTTTTTTAACCTTTCATTTTCCATTGCTTAGCCCGACTTGAGACTAAATTTAAGACAATATCGATCTATTAAACAAATCTGTAACACCACATATCTGATCAACCATATTTTTACCACAATTCGACCATACATTTTTCTTCTACAAATAAATTAGAACAAATTTCTTGAGAATCAATCTTCATATGAAACATAATAGCACAGCTAAATACAGCAATTGCCCATTaccaagaaaaaacaaaaacaaaggcCGCAAAAAGACTTCAATTTTTATGAGAAGCAGAAGTAACCCATCACCCGGATAAAATCGTTGAATTCAATAATCCAGTATTCGCCAGCCTTCGAAGTTTCTGAACAATCTGGACATCGGGTTTTTCTCGAGTTTTTAAGACGCTACTGTGTTCACGATATCATCGGACACGTATCTTGCGCTTGTGCAACGAAGACACGtagttttaaatattatataatgatAGATGGGTAACTCGAATAgttaaaatttacttttatttctaaaaaaaatacttttatcaaatatatcatCCAAATAAAGAGtaatctcttgtgagatggtctcacgaatctttatctgtaagacggatcaaccctaccgatatttacaataaaaagtaatatttttagtataaaaaataatattttttcatggatgactcaaataagatattcgtataacaaaatacgacccgtgagaccgtctcacacaaatttttactcCAAATAAATCACTTGTATTTGCAAAATATGAATTTGAttatactttttattttaatttataatatatgaatcTTCCATTCGTGCTTTGAAGTCGGCGATGAAAATCTGATTCTCAAGATACAATGGAAGAACATATAGCAATTTAGCACAAATAGAATATTACTCACCTATTAGATGtgataaaacatataaaaactCTAAgagttatatttatatatgtgtgtgcgcGCGCATAGTGCACTTTAGTCATAAATTAGAGGGGCAATACGTTATTATTAGTCTGCCAAATTATGTGAGCAACCAAACGCGCCATTAAGATACTGTGTAATGTTCAAATAAACCGAGTCGAACATCGAATCCAAAACCCCCCGACCCTTTCGCATACCATACCCCAGGCCCAGGCGCTCCTCGATTTCGAGAAACCCGAAGACCGCAAAAAATTCCGAACTTTCAACTCTCGGGGCCCTGAAATTCTGCGAAAGATAACGCCAATCACAACAGCTCAATCTGCCTTTGAAATGCCCAAAACAGACTGCAAAACGAATTGGGATTCAATATCTTGGGGACCTTTCGATTTTACTTCTAGTTCAAGCGACACTGCTGGATTCGATTGCTCGAAAATGGGCTCCGAAACTACTAATCTTTCAGGTAGAATAAAACCAAGGCCGAAAAGGATGAGTAGAAAATTGAAACTAAGCTAGAGCTAGAGCAGCTCGACTAAGCTAGTACACCCTTGTAAAAAATTTTCCCCACTTTTAAACCTTGATGATGATttgagatttaaaatacattgacATATCCCCACAACATCTTGAGTGTCTATTACAGTAGGCATTATAACATAAGAAGAAATAGCGTCTAACACCtcctataaaaaataattagaaaatcGAAAAACCCCAAGGCGCATTTTCCTCCAAGAGTCTCGTTCGTGTGAGCTTCCTTCCTGAGACAATATATTCAATTCGTTTTTGTTGCAGATTTCTTGTCAAATTGCTACATGTTCTTCCGTTGTATCTTAATGAATCTGATGTTCATCGTGGAACTCAAAGTATCGTGGgaggagaaaaatattttttaagggTACTGTAAATTATTACGAACTGTTTGTTTTCATTGCATGATCAATATTATTGTCTTACCTGTATGTTGAGTTCATTCCACAAAACAAATTAAGTTTTgagtttaattttgattttactaATCTTTGCTTTTTTCACTatgtttcaaatatatattggcTAACATTAGTATCCTATGATATATGCCACACAAATAGTATCTATGTATATTTACTTACATAAGCATTGTCcatatatgtttatttgtgtactttaaataaaaatcatgcaaaaTACCATCAAGATATGCATAAAAACTTATGTATAATgttatatagttttgatatgtttcacATCTATCGTGCACACTTATATAAACACTGATAGAATGTCACTCACCTATTGAATATGATAAAACATAGAAAAAATGTGcaacatataaaaaatctaAGGGGTTATATATCTATAATATCTATACTacattattaagtttgagacccCTTAGACCTTAGAAgaaactaaaatatttaattccataattatcCTTCATACCCTACTAAAAACTTTCTCAAGTCATTTCATATTTTACttaggaaaaaaatttaaacaaaaattctcttttaaatcgaacaactcttctaaattgaaaataatttcatgtaattgtttagtattatttgatcaaataaaaaataataataatatatgcaAAGCGTATgcatatttaattagtatatatatatatatataaagagcAATTGACTATTTATGAGTTTTGGGTGGAAGTCCACTTTAGTCATAAATTTGAAGGGCAAATACGTTATTAgagaaaatttacaaaataacattgatcatgttgtgaaaaaataaaaatttacggtaaaaagtaaaaatctcaaactctcaaaattatcacactacacactttataatatttttctctcaactcaattgtgattttcttcacaaatgagagatctatttatagaaaatttttacaaataatccaaaaataaattacatcattaccttcatcatcacacacaaatttcaatattcaacacctaattttacctaattttcaacattcaaatattcaacattcaatattcaaatattcaatatattaattttcaacactcccccttgtgatgatgatcataatgattgtcttcattacgtgtttttatactgccccgttaaaaaccttactaggaaaaacccattgagataaaaaccatagtaagggaaaaggagtgcagtcacgtaaactccccctcatgttgacacgaacgattcttcacaaatttcgtagattgtgcatcccaatattatatatgtgctttctgaatattgacgtaggaagtgcctttgtgaagagatctgatgagttttcacttgattgaatgtgacgaacatcaatacatttattcttctcaagctccttggtgaatgtgaagaacttaggaggaatatgtttagttctgtcgctttttatgtatccttctttcatttgagcaacacatgcagcattatcttcttatagtatcacaggcttctcgtcgaataataatccgcatgagatttggatatgttgggtcattgattttaaccacacacattcacggcttgcttcatgtagtgcaataatctcggcatgatttgatgaagttgttacaagtgtttgtttttgtgaacgccaagaaattgcagtgcctccacgagtaaatacatatccagtttgagaacgtgctttgtgtggatcagataagtatccagcatcggcataaccaattatacttggattagcatcttttgaatacaaaagtcccaagtctgtcgttcctcgtagataacggaatatatgtttaattccgttccaatgtctctttgttggatatgtgctaaatcttgccaataaatttacggcaaaagatatatcaggccttgtacaatttgtaagatacataagggcaccgatagcacttagatatggtacttctggaccaagaatatcttcatcatcttcacatggacggaatggatccttttctatgtttaatgatctaacaaccattggagtacttaaaggatttgatttgtccatattaaaacgtttaaggatcttttctgtataatttgtctggtgaacaaatattccacattctttttgttcaatttgtaaacccagacaatacttggtttttccaagatccttcatttcaaattcttctttcaagtatgacacaacttcttgaatttccttatttgttccaatgatgtttaaatcatcaacatatacagcaataattacgcatccggatgttgttttcttaatgaaaacacaagggcatattgaattatttacatatccctttttcatcaagtgatcacttagcctattataccacattctgccggattgcttcaacccatataatgatcttagtaatttcacagaataacattctctgggttttgaactttgtgcttcaggcatcttaaatccttcagggattttcatatatatattactatcaagtgatccatataagtaggctgtaacaacatccataagacgcatttctaaattttcagatactgccaagctaatcaaataccgaaacgtaattgcatccatcacaggagaatacgtttcttcataatcaattccaggcctttgagaaaaaccttgtgcaacaagtcgagctttatatcttactatttcatttttctcatttcgctttcgaataaaaacccatttgtatccaacaggttttacaccttcaggtgtaaggactataggtccaaaaacattacgtttatttagcgaatccaattcaacctggatggcatctttccattttatccaatcctgccgatttttacattcaccaaaagattttggttcatgatcttcattatcatttatgatgtcgattgccacattataagaaaatatatcatcaatttcttctatatcttttcggttccatatttttccagtattaatataattgatagagatttcatgattctcgtcagtttgtggttctgacaaaacattttcatcatcatgtgtttcttcaggaacatcattctctattttgtgatcattatgtgtttcttcaggaacatcattctctattttgtgatcattgtgtttctctatgaattttctttttcgaggatttttatccttggaaccaactggccttccacgcttcaggcgtttaatgacatcatgactatcttcaatttgtttcttcggaatttcaattcgagcaggggcatttgcagcatgtatatatgatttagttaccccttttgtgtctgcaaatgcatctggtatttgatttgctattctttgcaagtgcacaatttgctgtacatctttttcacattgttttgttcttggatccagatgtaacaatgatgatacataccatgtaatttctttttcggtatgtttctgttctccccctaacattgggaagatttcctcattaaaatgacaatcagcaaaacgtgctgtgaacacgtcgcctgtctgtggttcaagatatcgaatgatcgatggactatcataaccaatataaattccaatctttctttgaggtcccattttctttcgttgaggtggtgcaataggcacatacaccatacatccaaaaattctcagatgagaaatgtctggttctttaccaaatgcaagctgcaatggggagtatttatgatatgcacttggtctgatgcgaattaatgaagcagcatgtaaaattgcatgtccccatatagaaatagggagctttgttttcataatcattggtctagcaatcatttgcagacgtttaatcaatgattcagccaatccattttgagtatgtacatgagcaacaggatgctcaacaatgattcccatagacatacaataatcattgaaagtctgggaagtaaattcaccagcattatcaagtctaattttcttgattgtataatcgggaaattgattcctcaattttattatttgagcaagtaatcttgcaaatgcaacatttcgagttgacaataaacatacatgtgaccatctgctggaggcatcaatcaataccataaagtatctgaatggtccacatggtggatggattggtccacaaatatcaccctgaatacgttcaagaaacattggtgattcagtttggattttggctggtgatggtcttataataagttttccaagagaacatgctttacattgaaacttattattctgaaagatcttctggtctttcaatggatgaccatgtgtattttctataattcttcgcatcattgttgaaccaggatgtcctaatcgatcatgccaattggttaatattgaagaattatcaattaccatgtttgattcaatgggacgtatatgtgtataatgcaatccagtagggagcattggtagtttttcaatcacatatttctttcctgatttatatgtggtaagacacatatatttctcattcccttcattcattgtttgagtatcatacccatgggaatatatatcattaaaactcaacaaatttcttttcgattgtggtgaatataaagcatcattgatcaaaaattttgtaccattaggtaacaaaaattgtgctttaccacatcctttaatcaagtctacaggacctgatattgtattcaccgttgtttttgttggttttagttccaagaaatatcttttatctcggaggatagtgtgcgttgtaccactatcgggtatgcaaacttcagctttgctcatagcattttccatatttgaacttcaaaaaatatgcaatgaaaaaaaattaatgacaatacatatttaaatataacacatatcataattgtacaataaaacattatcatataaatacatgaaaaataaattattgtacatttatattctaccactatattgttca
This sequence is a window from Primulina huaijiensis isolate GDHJ02 chromosome 13, ASM1229523v2, whole genome shotgun sequence. Protein-coding genes within it:
- the LOC140991397 gene encoding uncharacterized protein isoform X1, with the protein product MRSPVIECCRGNGAKWVICIGGKWSLKTNGEVDMTEQLPVHWSPATRDALVKVNMEAPVSGDNVVPAGGFGATNDISSSVSCAGGFTDMEAHLQNDQEYGDLDGKNSGPSTSVEDIPEVCEIDFKGNENVGEHVTLPGDSCEAIYMETSPTADEVLRAGGFGATDDISSFLPVASDFTDFEAHIRDVEDYEDLEKETVRPGLGWTNDST
- the LOC140991397 gene encoding uncharacterized protein isoform X3, whose translation is MTEQLPVHWSPATRDALVKVNMEAPVSGDNVVPAGGFGATNDISSSVSCAGGFTDMEAHLQNDQEYGDLDGKNSGPSTSVEDIPEVCEIDFKGNENVGEHVTLPGDSCEAIYMETSPTADEVLRAGGFGATDDISSFLPVASDFTDFEAHIRDVEDYEDLEKETVRPGLGWTNDST
- the LOC140991397 gene encoding uncharacterized protein isoform X2, which encodes MRSPVIECCRGNGAKWIREKWSLKTNGEVDMTEQLPVHWSPATRDALVKVNMEAPVSGDNVVPAGGFGATNDISSSVSCAGGFTDMEAHLQNDQEYGDLDGKNSGPSTSVEDIPEVCEIDFKGNENVGEHVTLPGDSCEAIYMETSPTADEVLRAGGFGATDDISSFLPVASDFTDFEAHIRDVEDYEDLEKETVRPGLGWTNDST
- the LOC140991396 gene encoding protein FATTY ACID EXPORT 1, chloroplastic-like, with the protein product MSSSISQISCFSSIMSNRRWKLHNGRYHGPAYFGAVKIPTFTTSEIHHTKIYSLENETTPSYMEDTSTSNDRNSVNSYAVKEGFTIEEVTNGHIQDQVTSEPKRAAKIHDFCLGIPFGGIVLSGGLIGFIFTRNPVNLSTGVLFGGSLLALSFYSLKVWRQGKSSLPFILGQSVLSMALLWKNCQTYALTKKLFPTGLSTVISAAMLCFYLYVVISGGNPPPKKLKSLNAVESS